The Chelonia mydas isolate rCheMyd1 chromosome 25, rCheMyd1.pri.v2, whole genome shotgun sequence genome includes the window TTCTATGCAGTCACTCCCCAGTGTAGAACCCAAGTGCAGTTGTTCCTCTTTGCCGCTTGTGTTCGTCTCTGGCAATTAATCCTTTAACGTTCTCTCAGAGACTGAAAGGCTCATCCCTGTGAAATCAATTAATGCTTTGTGTCCCAAGAATGCCGCCTTACTGAGCATTAATCATTATATGTCATAGAGCTCGGCACTTGGCCTGTAACTGCTATGCACCTAAAGAGGAAGTCACTTTCTTAGCAGGAGGACTTGAAGATTGTGGCTTAAAATGCATCTTCATTTAGCTCTGGCTGTGACCAGATATCTCTGAAAAAAGCTGCTTAAAGAAACACACCTCTTCCTGTTACATGCATCACCCGGAGCACCCATTGTTTTCACTGGGCGTTTAGAGTGTGCAAGGAGTGCAGAATCTAGGTTCCCAATGTCTTTAGAGGGCTCTGGTAACATAGCATTTATTTGTAGGCCATGCCCTTGCTCCGTAATATATCAGAGAGATTGACTGGAAGAGAGGTAAAGTGGGTGGAAGGGGGAGGGACAGCGAGTGGGGACTAGCATGGACTTTAGCTGTTGCAATTGTCAGATTTGTATCTGTATTGTCCATGTGGATTTTCCAAAGTGATCCTTGAAATGAAGATAATTATTTTGCCCGTTGCCCTCTTGGTATCCAAACTGCAACAGCCAGCTAGGAAGGCGGGATCGTTTCTGCCCAGGGAAGAGGTGAACTCAGTCAGCTGAGCTCTGGGAACCAGCacatgtcaaaccaatctaacatccttctttgacagggtgtCAAACCTGGGGCTAGGgaagaagcagtagatgtgatctaTCTCGACTTTAGTACAGCTTTTGATAccatctcacatgaccttctcgtaagcaaactaggaaaatatagcCTAGACAAGCTTCTTGTAGGtgcatgcacaactggttggaaagcTGTACTCAGAGAGTAGCTATCTATGGCTcgcagtcaaactggaagggcatatcaagtggggtcccatagggatctgtcctgggtctggttctgtccataaatgatttggataatggcacagagagcacaCTGATAAGTTTGTGGATGATAGCAAGCTGTGAAGGGTTGCAAGGActggattagaattaaaaatgatctggacaactGGAGAAATGGGTTGAAATAgagtgaaattcaataagaacaaatggaaggtactacacttaggaaggaacaatcagtttcacaACTACAAACTGGGAAATAACTGTCTAAGGAGGAGTACTGccgaaaaggatctgggagttatagtggatcacaagctaaatatgagtcaacaatataatattgttgcaaaaaagcaaacatcgttctgaGATGTATTaccaggaatgttgtaagcaagacacaagaagtaattcttctgttctactcagcactgataaggcctcagtgggagtattgtgtccagttctggacaccaagcttcaggaaaaatgtgaacaaattagagaaagtccagagagcaacaaaaatgattaaagggctagaaagattgaaaaaattgggtttgttcagtctggagaagggaaggtTGAGGGGCGACAGAACAGTCTGCAAGTATGTAAAAAGttaagaggagggtgataaattgtcctcgataacctctgaggacaggacaagaagcaatggccttaaattgcagcaaggaaggtttaggttggacattaggagacacttcctgtcagggtggttaaacgcTGGAACAAATGagctcgggaggttgtggaatctccatcattagacaacacctgtcagggatggtctagataacacttagttctgcctcagtgttggactggactagatgacctctcgagagcCGTTCTAGCCTGACATTCCTATGAATGATCAGTTCGGGCGGGGTCCAGGGGTCAGTTTTCTCGGCCTGCGGGGCGCCCATGAGAAAGCGGGAGAGGAAATGTTTCTTGTCTGGTGTGGGGTTTCCGTAGCCTTCTGCCTCTTCTCTAGGAAATGGAAGGAATCTTCGTCCTCCGTTAGTGTCagtggcagggcctggctgctgagCGTTCAAACCTGAGTGTCTCCTGGATGTGTCTGACCACAAGCAGGGCTAGAGAgatggccaggccaggccaggccaggccaggcctaggcctcctctctgccccctccctccccaccccatacagTCTCTTTGGTGGCCCTCACTCAGCTGGTCTGTGGAAGGCTGCTGTCCCTGGTGGGGAGCAAGCCCTCCTgagggagcagctgctgccaaAGGCCTGGAGGAGTTGAGCAAAGCATCAGCCTATGCCGCACTAAGTGACATTAATTTAATAGCCCAATGGGAAGCCAGGGCTGTGCCCGTCATGCGGTTCTCTGTACCCAGCATAGGGCAAGGGTGTCCTGCCTTGATGAGGGCACTTGACACGGTGCCTGGTAGCCCATCAGGCCTGTACTAGATGCTCCTCTTGCAAGCAGGCCCAGGGGCTGTGCACGGATGTAAACGAGGGCAGAACAGGGCTACTGTTGGCTTTGTGGCCAGTCGTGCATCGGGGGCTGGTACCAGGGTGACATAGAAAGAAGGAGCCCTCGAGtggtccttttatttttttttttaattaaaaaaaaaccccactggtGAAGGTGGAAAACTAGCTGCCGTGAGCTAAAATCCAGGGAACAGCCTGTGAGAGAGCTGACCCAGGCTACAACCAGGCAGTATTTGGGGCACATTACCAGAGAAGGAGTGTGAGAAATCCCGGTCTGGAGAGAAAGCTTGAAGATGGGATTGAGAGACACTCGTATTCTCGTGCTAAAACCAGAGCAGACCCTAGATAGACCCATGGAAAGGGTGGACCCGCATGCTCTCCTTCTGTTCCCGCTCTCTTTCAGGGGGCATGGAGCTGCTGTCTCTCAGATGAGATATAAAACCTAGGTTCCAACCACTTAGGGCTGTTAAAGGCCCCGTGGTATTTTTCACAAGAATTAGAAGTGTTGACCCCTGGGTCCTGGCCAACGTGAATACCTGACCCTGCCTCGCTCATTGCACCTTGTGAAGTTTGTCAGATATTCTCCGTTGCACGTCCGAAACTGCTGCCTGGCATTTCTGTGCAGCTGCTACACGCCTTCCACCTCGTGGCCCAGATGCGGCTGGTTGATCCCCGGGTGGCTCTAAATTTGCAGAGCGCTACCACGTGCATTGCAGTGAAAggtgcaaacagaaaaaaggctTCCATGCAACTTACACAATGTGGCTAGCGAGCCTGAAAGCCTCCCTTGGTGCCATGAATGGATGCTGGCCACGTAGGCTGGGATGCAGCATTCGCTTCTTCAGGTTCCCCCCTCTGCTGGCTTTTCTAGTGAAGTGTTTTGTGCCTCAAAGAGCCAGATTCTTCCGAGGCCCCAAAACATTCACGGGAGTGAGTTCTCAGCCCTGCTTTCCTCCTGAGGTTGCAGGGCCACTCACAGCAAACCAGCAGGCTGACCCTCCAGCAGTAATTGCCTTGGGAGCCAGGAGCAGCCTGGAGTGCTTCCTTCCTGCAGTGCCCATGAGTGTGAACTGCTCCTCGGCCCTCTCGGGGTGAAGAGAGCAGCTCTCCTGTGCCCGGACAGTGGGGCCCTCTCGCTCGTGTGCCGTAGCCGCTATTTGCAGGCCTGCGGAGCCACGAGGAGAAAGCCACAATGGGCCGTTTCTTGTGGAAGAGAATGAAGCCATTTTCCTTGGGTTCCAGGGCGGGGGCTGGGTTTCACGTGCTGTGTCAGCGTTCAGGCAGGAGCTGAGCCGTGCTGCTTGGGAGGCTAATCAGCCCccacagggtgcaggagggagctgtgCCTGGCCTCCCGAGGGTGCCCGCTCCAAAGGCTGTTCTCTTCTGTGTGCAGACGCGTGAGCGAAGAGGAAATGGCTTTTAATGATTGGTGGGATCTGTCATGATATTTCTCACTGCGTTTTCGAAAGCCTTCACAGCACCCCAAGGAGGCAGGTGAATGGTATCTCTGTTTtccaagtggggaaactgaggcacagagcagctcagTGACTTGCCTAAGTCCATAGATAGGGTTGGTGTCAAGAGCAGGATGAGACCATTGGGGGGCCTCAggcctgtgctcagaccacaccCCTCCCTAGATTGTTTAGCGAACGCCTTAGATAGCGGGGCAGCTGGTTCAACGGGTATTATCTTCAGGCTTTGGGGACCCATTTCTCTGGGTAAAAGGGGGGTGCAGTCGTGTTTCATTTTCCTTCCGCTGAGCCCGTGTGACCTGCACCAGATGCGTAGCGAGGAAACCACTCCAGTGTGCCCCAGAATTCCAACCGTCGTCCTGTGGCCTGTTCCCCACAGTCCTACAAGAGAGTATCCTGGGGACCAGTGGAGCTTGGGGGATGCCCAGGCAGGGGCGTTGTAGCTTGGGAttaaggggcagcagcagggcatgggggaggccCAGGCCTGTAAGCAATAAGGGTGCTGTGGTAGGGCTGTGTGTGGgagccaaagccctggctgccaATGGAAACCTGTTACTCTGGTATCTTCTACCGTGGGGAAAGCAAAATCCATCGAAAGCTGCCAGTTCCCAGGACCTGAGGGCGATGGGTGCCAGGCACTCCCTTTCATTCCTCTGGAGACCtctttgggctcaggaaacacaCAGCACAGCTGGGACTTGACTAGTCTCTGGGCTCGGTAGTATGATTCTCCTTCATTAGCAAGCCTCGATTCATAACGCATCGCTGAACATTGGTcgcagggctggggggactcGCGGGCTGCCTCTTTCTAAGTTTCTTCCATGGCAGATTTGAAGGGACCCTGTCAAATCCCATCCCTCTAGCGCTGGAGACAAttacaagagagagagagggatatttttaatttccttttcaccCTGGAAGTTTCTGAGGCCTCAGTGAAGTCTTGATCCATTTcatgtttctgtttgttttcactttctggttcccaGGGTTGGAGTATGGAGTAAGATGTGTTCCTGGAGCCGGCACTGGGGGGGAATGCTGCAGAAGACCGTTTatatccccccgccccacccctatGTTCAGTTTGGGGATGTGGGGGAGCAGTGAGGAGGTTCCCACGCCAAAATCTTGCATCCAGCTTTACagcactggccctttaaatgcAGCCACATTACATCACTCACCAGAACGTGGGGCTCTTTCAGCCAGAGCCCGCAATGCATTGTTCCTGCTCCAGCACCCGTTGCTCAGCAACACGGGCATCGCTCTGTCATTGCTATGGCAACAGCAGCGGGCTGATGGCAGAGagggtgccccccacccccgcatgcGCCCCACCCCAGTATGAAGAGAAGTAATTGGTGCCTGCCTGGCGTGGCGGTGGGAGCCAGACTCCTGCTTCATCATTCATGGGCTGGTTGGCTGCGTGCAGGACCTGCTGATGCACATCTGGGTGGGTGGGCTCAGCATGTCCATCTGGGCGGTgggcagccagagccagggctgcCCCAGCGACCAGCATCCCCTGGTGTATTATTCAGAGGCAGTAATTTTACCCCTCCTTCTCCTGGCCTCCTCCAGCCCTTCTGCGTAGGGTCTGGACTCTGTGCAGCTCTCCGTGTTCTGCTGTGTCCCACCCTCATTCTGCTCCGCATCTCACCCCAAAGCCAGCTGTTGCCTGCGATTTCACAGAGGGCTCTGTCTAGAGACAGCATGGGCAGGTCTCGGCCTGGGGTGCTCAGTTCAGGGTCAGAGTTTGCCATGCAAAAAAGCATGGGAGTCTTCACTGGAAACAGAAGGGAGAGGAACAGCGTCTGTAGGGGGCTTGCCCCTGCTCTGGAGGGTGGATTTCCTCCTTGGCTGTAGGTGGCGATTCCACTGTACCCTCCCTGATGTGGCGACAGCCTCTTCCTTCTGAGATCCCAAAGccagttctctctctgtctccttccccgGCTCCATAGTGTCTGAATGCCTCAGCCTTTGATGGGTTTGTCTGCAGTCCCCCTGGGAGGTAGGCCCCCCTGGCCACTGTCCAGTTGTACCAataggggaaacagaggcaaagagagaCAAGGTCACGCCGAGAGGCAGCCCAAGTCTCCTGCACCTCTGCCATGATGATCAGTGGGCCAGCCAAAGGAAGGAACTAGGCTCTCAGGTTCTCTGCCCAGTCCCTGCTACATGGGGCCTGCTCGCGAGCTGAGCTGTCTCCAAATGGGGCTTATTTGAGCTCCCTCCTGGACTGCATTTTATGGAGCCACAAATAATTCCTGGCTTCCAGGGGTTGGGACTACCTGCCTGTGCATTCTTCACCCTCCCTTAGTGCAGCCTCTCCCCCTGCTGCAGTGTGGTGCTTTGAGTggggcagccctgccctgcatgcaggacctgggggtgggcaggggctcGGGGCTGATGGAGGCACAGACGGaatggctggggggggcggggggggagctgcGGGATCTTGCCAATTTCAGGGCATTCTCTGGACTTGGGTGTTGTAAAGCTGGTGCTTCCACCCCGGGAGCAACTGGTGCTGTGAACTCGTCAGCCTTCCGCATTTGGAAGGGAGCTTTTTGCATGCATCTCTCTCCCCTGTCATGCACAGAAAGGGGCAAGCGGCTGGGCCAGCCATCTCCACTGAACAGCTGGGGTCTTAATATAACCAAGGAGCCAATGGGAGCCAAGCCACCAGCTCTGGAAATTGCTGCTCCGGGGAAGGGTATGGTTACTTGGCAGGCATTTTATTTCCCTCGGGAGCTCATTCGGTGTTTCTCCGCGGCACGCTCAGCTCAGCATGGGCCTTGGTGCATTATCCATTTGTCGGGGAGTAACCGAGCCAGACGCCCACTAGCTGTCCGCTCCCCCAGCATGCACTACCCCAGACACGCCCTTGCTCCCACTTCTCGCAGGAGTGATGGTGTCTGCGACTCCAGGATCTTCTGTTTGGCCCAAGCCCCTATCAGATGTGAAGGTTCTTTTGCACACGCTGGCAGCCCATTCACAGGGCACTCAGGTCACCTTACAGCCTCACCCCCTGGGTTTCTTAGTGCAGACAGGACTCTGGATTTATTAATTTTGAATTCCCTCCCTGGTTGCAGAAGGCtgactggggccagccctgctcctcagGGAGTGACCCTGATGGGCATGTGGAGACTGCGTGCCTTTGGCTTTTGCTTTCTCCACTGCTCAGTGCTGGCCACAGCGGGAGCTGTGGCCAAGTCTGAGCCGGATGGAAACCTGAGCTTTCTTTTTTCCCGCTCTGGCTGCCTGCCGGggctcccttcccaccctccctcaccCTCCTGGAGCAGTGGAAGGAGCCTGAAAAGTTTGGGCAGGTTAAGTTAGGTTCTGGTCCCTGTTTTCACTCCTTTCTGgtggagagcaggggggtggaaaGATTCTTTACGAATGTTCTTCCTGCCTGTTTGTTGCCAGAGGAGTTCCAGGACCATGAAGTCTGGTTTTTCCTGGTGTGGTGGAGAGTCCTGGCAGTGTCCCACTGTCACTGAGGCTACAGGGGGCATGAATATTGCACAAAGACGTCCTTTCGCCCACATGTTCATTAGGCATCTGAGTTAATGAAACCACAGTATTTGGGGCAGTCAAGCGGAAACTCCCGTCTCCATCCCGTGGTTGTGTCCCTCTCCTGTGAGCTGTGTCACTGGTTCCCACAGTGCACGGGGGGAATCCCAAACTCCTGAGCTCAGCAACACCGGGCATCTCAGTGCAAGTCTGGCTCTGTCCTGTGGCGTGTGTTCGGGGGGCATGAAGCTGAGCCAAGGAGCTGGCCTCAAGGACTTTTTGCTGAGTTATAAATGTGGCACCCCAGCCCCTGGACCTGAGTAGCCCCCTTGTGCCCTGGGTGTGGGGACCTCTGGAGCCAGGTCTGTGTGTGCAGAGGACTGGGGAGAGCTGCAGTGAATCTCCCAGAGCTGCATCCTTGCTATGAGGCACAGTCCGGGGGtgctgctctccccctccctgagccctgcATCTTGTCCCCTCTCTCCCGGCAGCCATTCGGGGAGTGGTGTAACCTGCAGCCAAAAGATGCTGCCAAGATGCCCGAGAGCGCCTGGAAGCTGCTGTTCTACACGCTGTCCTGGTCATACAGCGCCTACCTGCTCTTCTTCACTGAGTACCCCTTCTTCCACGACCCGCCCTCCGTCTTTTATGGTACATAAGCGCCACGGAGAAGAAGCTCAGATGCTAATGCCCAgaaggcagggatggtgtccctggcctcggtttgccagaagctgggaatgggcgacaggggatgggtcacttgatgattccctgttctgttcattccctctggggcacccggcactggccactgtcggaagacaggacactgggctagatggacctttggtctgacccagcctggccgttcttatgttcttaacggATCAGCATCTCCAATGGTCAAACAAAGGGGCCGATGTCGAGGGCAAATCCGTAGATTAAGATCCCCAAATCACTTTCCTTGTGATGCCAATGACTTGTGAGCTCAGGAACTGTCCGTGAGCGTGTGCTGGCCTAGCCCGTGGGACCCTGCTCCCCTGGGCAGTGCTCCAGCGCTCTGAGCACGCTggactggctgtggggggaggtgtCCGTGCAGGGCTCATGCAGGGATCTCCGTGCTGCTCCTAGGTTGGGAGAAGGGTATGGATGTACCCACCGACATTGGCATCGCCTACTTGCTGCAGGGCAGCTTCTACGGACACTCCATCTATGCCACTGTGTACATGGACGCCTGGCGCAGGGACTCCATAGTCATGCTCATCCACCACGTGGTGACACTGATGCTCATCGTCTTCTCCTACACGTTCAGGTGAGCACCCCCCGCCCTGTCGGCCGCATCCCACTGCCCTCTGCACACAGTGCGCTCGGATCTGTGCTGGGCAGCCGCTGGGCAATGCAACAGCCGCTCCACACCCAGCTACGGCTCACACTGCCTCTGGGCTCCCTGAGAGGGACTCGGAGCTTGTCCCTTGCTCTGAGCTGCCCCGCAGTGCTCCAATTGGCCCCAATGCGACCCCCCGGCTCTAATATGGTCCACCCAGTGCCAGGCCATGCAGCACTGTCGGTCTGCATTGCATGGAGCCTGCAGCTCCGATACACTCTGGCCTGGGCATAGGCGCACCGCCTACCCCTGACCTGATGTGCACGGCCCTGCTCACAAACACACAGCGCACGCACGGTCCCTTCTCCCTGCAGGTTCCACAACGTGGGGATTCTCGTGCTCTTCCTGCACGACATCAGCGACGTGCAGCTGGAGTTCACCAAGCTCAACGTCTACTTCAAGCACCGGGGTGGGATCTATCACCGGCTCAACGACGTCATCTCCGACCTCGGCTGCCTCACCTTCAGCATCAGCTGGtgagctcctgcccctgccccgctccagcccccatccccgcccctccCTGGTGCCACCAAGCCTTGTCATTCCCAGTGGCCCGGGTGTTTAGGTTCGCCTGGGGGACGTGGCCATGCTGtgagctggctgggctggggggtcccGCCTGCGGCCGTGGAGATGATGGTGATCTCACACACAGAGCATGGCCCAACCAGGGCAGACGGAAGGAGGAGCTGGCTCCAGGCCCCTTCACAATCCGGCTCTGGCAGCGAGGGTGGCTCGGTGtcaaggaggggaagggagggagacggGGTCCTGCTCCTATCACAGCCCCTCTTGGGCCGAGGCAGGGACAGggggacagccagccagcaggaaAACCTTGGTTGGAAGCCAGGGACCAGCGGCTGGTTCAAGTGCTTCACCCCAGTACTTGCCTCTTTTCTCCCTCTGTCCCCTGGCACTGCcctgcggggggcaggagggcagggacaCACTGTCTGGACATAGACccgaggccggggggggggggcagacgtGCCATTGATGGGCTTGTAGCAGCAGCTTGCGGACCTTCCCCTCTGTCCCAGGACAGTCTCTTTGCTGCGTCACCCTGTTAGCAGCCACCCCCAGGGTCTGAGACGCGCCTGCCGGCCACAGGTGGGAAGCCCCTCAGTGACCTCGTGAAAATCCAGCCCTCCTGCCACGAGACAGCCAGACATGGGGCACGGGGCTAGATCATGTTGCCTGGAAGTGCGTGGGGGGGGATGCTCATCCCTGGGCCCCTCTCTGGGGGGCTCCCCTCAATGCCACTCAACCCACCCCCCCGCCCTCGGTGTCTGTCCTGGCAGGTTCTGGTTCCGTCTCTACTGGTTCCCCCTCAAAGTCCTTTACGCCACCTGCCACACCAGCCTGCAGTCCGTGCCCAACATCCCCTTCTACTTCTTCTTCAACGCCCTGCTCTTCGCCCTCACCCTCATGAATGTCTACTGGTTCCTGGTGAGTAGGGGCGGCTctggggccctgctgctggggagccGAGCTGGAGCCCCTGGGGGCACGTgtggttgggggggaaggggagggatggaaGCACAAGGTgatgcaaccccctcccccccccagcctcccccctgcTGGAATTCCCACCGCCTGGAGGGAGCGTGAGCACTAACAGCCGCCCCGGGGCGTTTCCTGGGGCTCCAGACCCTGATGGGAAGAGCTGGAGATGGACGGGGAGAGAGAGGCTGTCAGTGCGGGAGAGGGGGAGTgagagccggggcagggactGGTGTCTCCCAAAGGGGTCCCGTCAGCCAGGCTTCCCCAGAGCCCgcaaggcagagctggggctggcgtGGGGGGAATCAGGACTAAGGCCCGGGCAGGAGGCTGTGCTGCTCCGTCCGGTCCTTACTGCATGGCTGCTGCCTGCTTCCCTCCAGCCTCCCTGTGGGCCGAGGGTCCCACAGCTCCTCCCAGCCGTTGGGGAACTGGGGACGGGGCTGGGGCAAATCTTGGAGTCTTGTGCTGGGCAAATCgatttgggggtggggctgcagctggggcatgATGGGTAATTTGTACTCAGAGCACTCTTCAACCCAGCTCAATTGGTGGGGAGctgtgcccccccctcccccaccgcacaCCTATTAtcttgtgtgggggggggggtgtgggggcggTGTCCATTGATCCTGGCCCCAGTCTCAGCGGTGGATCTCCAGCACGGGGGTGGGAGGCGGTGTCTTTCTGGGCTCCCTTCATCTGCTGCTGGAGTCTCCCAGTATGTCCCCCAGGATCccgctccctctgctcccccctccagGCACCGGGCTCCCAGCCTGGCATGCTCATTCCAGGAGCCCACTAGCCCAGGGAGCCGCTGCTTTCAGACCAGCCTCCCGGGACAAGCGGGGCGGCCCCCAGGGCAGAAGTTAGCTCCAGTGAGTGGGTGAgtgtgttgggtgggggggcTAAGCAGGGACCGTGGCCAGTGGGGTCATTGCCTggttcctgtccctccccagtaCATCGTCCTGTTCGTGGCCAAGGTGCTGACAGGGCAGATGCAGGAGGTGAACGACGTGCGTGAGTACGACCTGGAGGAGAGCGAGAAAACCACAGGGCCCCGGAAAGTGAGCGAACTCCAGCTCCCCAAATCCTGGAAAGAagggtgagcagggggcaggcccagcgccccccagtggggagagggggcagggacacagcagCGAAGGAGGCTGGGAATGCTGCGGGTGGGTGAGGGAAATGTTCACTATGGATAAACCCCCATCGGGTCCCGGAGTCCTGGGAACAACGGGGCCTGTAAGACAAGACACTTCTCCACATGCTGGGGGTCAgtgatggggctgcaggggggtgagTCTGTGCCAGGTGAGAGCACAGGGGCTGGATCCCTGGCTACAGGCCATAAACTGGTTGctggtggggtcaggaaggaatcatctgtctgcctgtctgtctatCTGGCCATCCCTCTGTCGCTTCCCATACACCtctatccatccctccctcccaccagtcGCTCAGGCCTGGCCCCGCTGCATTGTAGCGGGGTTCCCCTTGCAGCTGGCATTGGTGGAATGGGCTGAGGGTCTTGTCCAGCCTGGCAGGAGGTGGCATGCCAGACATGATGGGCTGATGTGCTGGCCCCCCACCGCATTCCTTGGGTCACGCTCAAACCTGCGGCGTGCTCCCATCACATAGGATCAAGGCTGGGTCTACGTGGAACGGAGGGACATGTGGGTCTGAGCTGCGGGGTGACCCTAGGGAGGGGGCAAGTGAtggccagggggaggggctggtccAAATACGGGGGCGTCATTTTCTGCGTTGGTGTCTTTCACAGGAAACACCTGAAGAACGGGCTGATAAAGGACAAACGGTTATAAGGGAACCGCTGTTGACTGGGCAGCCTCTGGGGACTGACCCGGGGCCCTCCACAAACCCAGCGAAGGAGAGAGCCCCGTGGAGAAGGCGTGCAAGACCCCAACCCCCCTCAACCTCTgcctggagctggggagcagctggcagcTGACGGAAACAGTCCACTCCTCTCGGCTCGGCTCTGGCCAGGCTCCAGTTGATGCTGACGTGGTTTCTCGAGCCAGTTTGCACTGGGCACCCTGCAGGCTGTTGGACGGGTCGGCTGAGATGGGGGGGTGGTTTTCCTAGCAAGGTCCAGGTCAGATATGGAACTTGCTTTCGGTTACCTGGGATCTCCcgtgccacccccaccccttcgcCATCCTCTCTCTCTGTGATTTCCCCAGACCTGGCAAGTTGTGGGATCCCAGGCAGCTCTGGTCTCTGGAGCACTGACTAACGCCGTGGAGCGGGTGAGGGGCTCGAAGCAGGGAGGCAAACGCCCCTCCCCTTCGGCACCGGTGTCCCAGCTGTTTGTAGCTTGCAAACAGGGAATGGCGACATACCGTAGGGAGAAGTGTTGTGCTGCTTTGAGCCCTGCTGTAAGTGCATCCAGGGGTTACTCCACAGAGCAACCCAAGCCCCTGCCTGGAACCCACCCGTGCCAGAGCCTCGAGGATTCTCCCAGGAGGTGCAGCGGGCAGCAGCCTCCTGAGGCTGATCAGACAGGTCTGCCGTCCGCCCGCTGCTCCTTTAACCCCTTAGGAGGCCAGTGCCTGGGATCAGGGAGATAAGGGACAGCTGCTCCCTCTAAGGTCTCCTCCCTCGATGAATCCTCTGGCCTGAGAAACCTTCTCTGGCTAAAACAAA containing:
- the CERS1 gene encoding ceramide synthase 1 isoform X1: MPRPEPMPGYGQLLQRGYQSLAGAVRSCTDCGWELSRRTWAENASLGWSEPLLCLLCAIGWTLLRRAASGCLFRPFGEWCNLQPKDAAKMPESAWKLLFYTLSWSYSAYLLFFTEYPFFHDPPSVFYGWEKGMDVPTDIGIAYLLQGSFYGHSIYATVYMDAWRRDSIVMLIHHVVTLMLIVFSYTFRFHNVGILVLFLHDISDVQLEFTKLNVYFKHRGGIYHRLNDVISDLGCLTFSISWFWFRLYWFPLKVLYATCHTSLQSVPNIPFYFFFNALLFALTLMNVYWFLYIVLFVAKVLTGQMQEVNDVREYDLEESEKTTGPRKVSELQLPKSWKEGKHLKNGLIKDKRL
- the CERS1 gene encoding ceramide synthase 1 isoform X2; translated protein: MPESAWKLLFYTLSWSYSAYLLFFTEYPFFHDPPSVFYGWEKGMDVPTDIGIAYLLQGSFYGHSIYATVYMDAWRRDSIVMLIHHVVTLMLIVFSYTFRFHNVGILVLFLHDISDVQLEFTKLNVYFKHRGGIYHRLNDVISDLGCLTFSISWFWFRLYWFPLKVLYATCHTSLQSVPNIPFYFFFNALLFALTLMNVYWFLYIVLFVAKVLTGQMQEVNDVREYDLEESEKTTGPRKVSELQLPKSWKEGKHLKNGLIKDKRL